TGCATTGCACTGAACGCACTCTACCTGTGAGGCAGCTCCTCCTCAGGGTAATGCAGATGGTAACGGATGAAGAACCTCTCTGCATCCTCTCGCTCTCCATGCGTCACCACGCTCCCATTCAGGCTGGTTACAGATGGCAGTCTGTGGTGGGAGGAGACAAGCAGACAGGGTTTTCACTTTCAGTCCCAGAGGAAAGTctgagcaggagagggagaatgAGACACTCACTGTGCTATCATGAGGCTGCGCCGCTCTGTGTTGGTATAGGTCTGTAGCAGAGGAATACCCTGCAGTCTCACCTCCTCCAGCTTGGGTAGGAAATTTAGGTTCTCAATGTCCTCCCAACGACTAAgacctacacacaaacacataagtGTTGGGGTTGCCACGGTACCAAAACCTGAATTTGGATACAGTGCAGCATCATAATATTCGATCCACAGCAATACTATAAATCAGCTAGCTGTGCTAATAGTATGAAAATAACAGACTGTGTTGTTTGCAAAACTGGCATATTAGAAAACACAAACTTGCGATACTATCAGTATTGAGGCCTATTCACACCaagtatgattttttttccgcTTTTTGCCTTTTGTGCTCTGTAAACGGGGCTACAAGCTCCAAACGGGGCTcccattctttctttttctctgatCCCTGTTTGCACACGAGTGATTACATATGAAGGAAGCTATAGTTAACAGATCTTTTTGGCCATAAACAGATTAGGATGCACCTATACAAACTTATAAAGCAGCATATAAAATCTCTGTAAAATTCTTATTGTCATTCCTAAGCCGTTTTCAAAACCTGATGTCTATAAAAATCAGACTCTGTATGAATAAACCTTTAAATCGTGTAGTTTTGTGTGGTGGTTACTGATTTACTCAAAAACAGTATTTCTGTACCTAGTTGGTATTCATACACAGTAATGAGTGACACCACTGCTAATAATAttgctaaaataataaatatataaacaaacaaactgctTTATAAAACGTTTTAGAGtgctttaataaattaaaataaaattgtcATAAATAAATTGTGCCAGAAATAATTGTGataaacattattattcatattttaagaCCATTCTACATCACTGATATAATGATAAGTATAAAAATACAGTTACACTCTTCTAAAGAGCAGTGAGCTTCTAAAAATTAAGAATATGCAGACATTggaattgtaatgtaaaaatgttaaaatattaaaaatctgtctaaaataaaatcactgtttttaaacaaaatCGCCGTACCGACTCGTTCACGTTCTCTGCTTGCTCATTCGGCTTAAAGGCAAACTGTTCCCACACTAAAGCTGTGGAATGTGACTTAGAAACCAGGTCCAATTGGACTCACTGTTCCAAGCTTTCTGTCTGGAATTATGCAGtgtgaaaaaaaacagctgttaGCTTAGAGTAACACGTCTTCACCTGTCGCTAGGGGTGTAACGGATCACAGAACTCACAGATAGCGTTTTTCTGTCATGGATAAGagcagcaaaaaaagaaaaaagggagcCAAACTTTGCTCTCCACTCCACTCTCCACATGCCGAACTGTTTTGTGCAGAGACTTATCCTCACCTCCAACAGACAGCAGACAAGAGAACAGAACTgcacaacatatatatatatagtacgaTAAGTCGTCAGGCCTAATTACAGACACCAGAAGCTTAAGTAATCTACCGGTCATAGGAAATCTTACCTGAGTTATGCAGATTGATGCTGCGCAAGTTTGGAAAGAGCCGACGGAGACTGTCCTCAGACTCCAAAATGGAGCCCAGGTTGTTGTTAGCCAGCACGAGTGTGTCCAGAGAGGGGAACATTGAACCAAACTTGCGCACCTCGCTCCAGTCTTGCAGATTGTTGTCTGTGATGTGCAGCAGCCGAAGCGAAGGACATGCAGTGGCAGATGCCATCACAGTGTTGTACTCATTAAGGCACAGGAACAGCTCCTCCAGTCTAGAGGACACACATGTGAATGCCAGGAGACAGCAAAGCCTtttacgacacacacacaccatggctCCAACTCGAAAAAGAAAGAGTTCAGGATCAATAGCTACTGACTCATAAAGTAGTAAATGGCTAGCAATGCCAGTTTAAGTAGGGTTAACAGCTGGGTCACAGGTTTTCAGATTGCTGGCAGGCACTCTCttctccaaaaggcataaagtggaaaattgctgtttttgttattattgattattctTGTTTGCACAATTTTAGAGTGGAAAAGGAGGGAGTGCCATGCAAGCGTTTGAGTCCCCAAGAGATCTGAGCTCTCAGATTACTTTTACGAAGGTTGCAGACCTTAATAAGCTTGATGGGGCTATGTCTTGTATACAATCATGTTAAGAAAGGTCAGGTGATTCAAAGGTGAATCAAAGCTTTATAACCTTCGAATTACTGACTCTTCGAATCTTGTCCTTACAATCAGCTCCCATGGGCTCCTCTTAACAGCTAGTActctaaacattaaaataattgatgACCACAAAGCAGTACAAGGCTAAGAAACAGTAGGTCaagctgaggtctggaagaccaaaaGAACTGCTTATAGGACTGCTAGAAATGCAAGTGGGGTAAGATGTAATGCAATATTCTACTGCGAAACAATACcggcacaaatatgaccttcatacAAGAGTCAGTATCTAACCCTGGATTTTTCAGCTAGCTTGTTGTTATTCTTATTTGTCTGTATTCATGACAATGAACTGTAAAGTAAACACTAGAGACTTGAGGGCACCTTACATTCAGATTCATGGTGCAGTGATCTCAGAATGCTGGCCATGAAAGTTGATGAACTTACTCGGGCATCTCGCGCATGAAAGTGTGCACAATGTGCCAGGACACTTGAGTGTTGTTAAGGACGAGGCGGCGCAGTCGGGAGAAAGCTTCGGCGGAGTCTGGCTCCAACACTGCGTCACTCAGCGGGTTTGAGCTGAGGTTCAGGAAGTCCAGGTTTGGAATGTTTGCCACTATCTTACTGATCTGAAAAGAGCCCAGACAGAATGTTCAAATTTGTGAAATTACAGTGAGTGTCACTTTGAACCCACACCATGCACTCATGTCTTGTTATTAATTATGTGTAATTAGGGGTTTTATAACAGCCTCGGGGAAACACAATGTGTAAAATACTAAACATGTTTGTATGAGACCTAAATTGAGTGTTAGAACAAACATCCAGCAAGCATAATATAAAACTTTGTGTAAAAACTGATTAGGCCTGTCTGAGAAATGTCTGGGTTTTATGTGATGTAGAAAGTATAGCAAAGTAAAGTATTTGTTTACAGGTGTATCTAATTACTTTACATGTTACCaattatttaatgttaatacttttactttctcagttaaataaatattaacacAATTTTAGTTTCTTGTACAGACTCCAAGCTGAGTTCCAGTGTATTTGAATTTGATTTTTATCATCCACCTAAATCTTTATCACTGTAAAATGAAACTGCCCACAACTATGCTCTTTGTGTGAGGATTAGTACCACTGACTAGTTTCCACACCTCAAAACCACCGTAACATACCACCAAACACAACAATCATTTGATATGTTTAAATGCAGATTCCTTTCTACTTTGTTGAGATGCACCAAGCAATTGGCTTTTCAGCGTGATTGGCCATAACCAGTGGCACAAACACAGCCCCACACACCATAGCTGTGACCGGAACTGTGTTCTGGCTGTACCGTTTAACAGAGTGCTCAGTCTTCAGCATTCCTCAAAAAAATTCATTGAGCTTTAGCACAGCCAACAGGGCAGTTAACATATCTGCAAAGTCCCCTTAACACGGACGAAAGGCTAGCTTGCCTTGGTCGAAGTGCGTCATGCAAAAGTTCAAAATATTTGTATGACCCTGCACATCCTCCCCAGTGCGCTGTTTATCGCTGTTCAGCCCTGTGTTTACGGTCCAGATTACActctcattttattaatttattaattgagTTTTTTCAGCTGAagcttttaaacatttttaagttAAGATGAAGTGGAAACTTATGTGGAATGTCTTTTTCAAGCTTCAAATGTGCATAGTCTACAACAGCTAAACAATGttcaaatacatatatatatatatatatatatatatatacaaacacaaatcAGAATTAGACAAGAAAATTGCAATCTGTGCATCTCTAGTACTTCCAACAAGTAAACAACTGCAAGGCAGACAGATAAGCTGGATGAGCTTCCCTAATTTGATCCTAATATCAGGGTTTTCCACATTTCTGAACACAGAAAGACTGTGGGGAAATGCATAGTTAGTAGTCTCATCAGCATTGTGATTGGTGTGGGTGCAACTTACGTAAGCTTTACACAAGATAGGGACCAACTGTAACAGACAAATTTTACCACCTCAGGGACCAGAAACGTACATCAACCATAGTACTGCATACCATGTGGTTTTATGGTGGAATGCCTGCTTATAAAGTAGctttattttaagtaaaataattgatttaaatgatggtaaaataaatgatttacaTAAATGCACCGATTTATCCAAATACTCAATTGGCTTGCGAAAtatgaaacaaaaaaacccacctcATGCCAGTCCTGGAGTTTGTTGTGAGACAGGTCCAGCTCGACCACATGAGCACAGAACGCAGCAATCTCTGCTTTATCTCCTGCAGTACTGATCCCACAAGCATTTAAGACTAATATACTGGGCAGGTTCAGCCGGTCTGGTGGGGTGGGAAAAACACCTTGATCAATCAGTGGACTGGTCTCTGGACCAAAACTAACATACATAAGCATACATAAGGCCAattcaacaacaacagcaggcCATTGTTTTCTCCACATTCCGATGGTGGTATATGTCTTCTCTAAAGACTTGCCTCACCTTTCTTAGGAGATCCCTGGTGTCCAGGTGGGACGACCACCCCCATGCCTGGGCCTCTGCGGTATGGAAAGTTCTCTGGGCTGTACTTCTCGCTGATCACCTGCATGAATGTGCGGCCGTCCCCCTCAGGTGCCTCCATGGCCCTGCCCCACACACGACTGATGTCTGAGACAAAACAGCATTAATCAATCACACCAGTTACTCGCTTGCAAAAACTCACTTCTCATCTAGGAGTTAATTTTATGAGCATGTCAGGTTCTAGTGTGAGTGTTATACGATATTATCACTGTAGTGTCACATTGTAACTGGCATGCTAACTTGTGGCTACTGTGTTAGTTTGGGGATACACTATAAAACACAGCATTTAAACACTCTGAAACtatataaaatgaaaatgtctAATCATCTACTTTAATATAACCTGCTTGAACACACTAAATACGTAATTGACAAAGAATTTCATTTTTTACTATTTGTATTATAACTAAGCTTGTACCTTAATTAGCCAGCCTTCTGGCACATGTGAACACGTACATgcaaatatttgtatatttagtatttattgtCCAAGCACCCTGCCTTGTGTCTTATCTAATGTACctgtattgtactgtaatacccagtattagtattagtactgaGTCAAACAGTGTTTGGTTGTAGTGTACAacccagtattagtattagtactaATTACGTACCAGCACCTTTTTATTGGGTTTACTGCCTGATATTATGACTGATAGAGATTTGACCTATTTATGTAGAAATTCGCTTGTAATAGCAAAGATAATGATAATTTCCTGGTTGCCGCCACAGCCCCAGCATAGACAtagatttgttttttacaataatatttcaaatgaatttaaaaagttaatttttaaaaacatgttataCATGTTACTATATGTAcgtataatacatataatgtgttctgaataaaaaataaacagttattatataatattaaatatatatttaattatataattacatataaaaaaacaacaaccccaCATTTAggttactgtttattttttctgcatggaaaaaacaaatcaagacatcatatttaaaaaaaaaaaaacattacacttGAGAATCCAAGCTGTCTGTCTAGTGGATCATTGTACAAACCTCTTAATTATTGCacctaattattaattattgtacTGTAAATATTTTCTGAGACTTAACATGCAAATCCAAATAAATTGCAAGTTTATTTATCCATTAGCTAAAACTAATACACATTATATGCATGGTGTACTGATACTAGTATTAATCCTTCTAATCCTTCTGTTTCTTTATGAATCcttgttttttgttctttctggaattcatgctgttggcaccaaattctctaccatctgtgtgcctcggCAGAAACCAAGATTCATTAGTCCAATCTATGTGTTTTCAGTCTCAATAAAGTGAGCCTGTgcctactgcagcctcagctttctgttcttgactgacagAAGTAGAAGCAGAAGTAGTCTTCTGCATGtccacctcaaggttggacatgctgtgcattctgagatgcttttctgctcaccgcaattgtacagagtggttttCAGAGTTACCATAATCTTTCTGTCGGCTCCAAACAGTCTGGCATTCCCAGTCTGGcatgacctctctcatcaacaagccaattctgtctgcagaactgctgcatACTGGAtgcttttctttattacaccattctgagtaactcTACTCCCAGGAGATCGGCCCTTATACAAATTCTCAAATCAGCCTGTCCGGCACCAACAATCACGCCAGATCAAAAGCACAGAGATCACAAATTTTCTTCCTTCTGATGGTCGGTGTGAACATTAGCTAAAGCTGAAGAATTTTACTGCTAAACAAATCATGAACGATTTTGCTTTTAACTGGTGCAAGATGATGTTTAACAAGGACATATATACTGTAGGAATACCAGCCTTCACTCAAAAATGAAATTCTGAATTCTCTTGAAAATATTATGTCAAGTGGTTTTAAACCGGGTTAAGTAGCTTATACAGTGAAATAACTAGACTGATGGTTTTTACACTCCTCCTACATTCAGTGTAACAAGGTTATATTCAACTTATGAAAGCAGAAGAAGCAATCCAAGTTACAGACTTAAGTTGGATCTATGTAAATTCTCAATTAGTGACCAGGTTCAGCTATAGGTTTAGACTAGTAATACTGGTAACCTGTTCTCAAATCCAGCCCCCTCAGCCCAGAAGTGCCTACTTTTGATGATCAGATCCAGTGGTGATCTAACATACCAAATGAGAAAGTAAATACTAAGGAATCTTACCTGCTCTAATGTTCCTCTCTGCTAGTCCACGGCCACAGTTTTCCGTAGGTGTCCCGAATAGCCGCTCACTTCACCTTTCCTTCAAGGGGAGGTCAGCGATGAGAGGAGGGACACCAGAGGCAACTGAAGAGAGCAAGTACTGAATCAGCAAGAGGCACAAGCCTGTGCAAACAGCCCAGAGAGACTGAATAACCATCCTGTATTTACACCTCAGAACTAGTCTGGTTCTGCATGACAAAGAAAGCGggagcagcagcggcagcagctgTGCATCAGAAAACAAAGGCTAGTGTGCTCAACAACAAAGTCGTCATGGTGTTACGGCTGCAGGCACTTACAACGAATGATCCTGACAATTAGCTCTGAATGCAGGGCCAACTACGACATGTTCGTCACTCATTCCTTTCAAGCGAGAACGTCTACATTTCTGTCCTCCTGTTCTCAACAGAAAAAGGGGTGTAAAACCTGACAATATGGACATTAAGGACGCATACAGTGGGCAGTACatacaggggcagtggtggctcagcggttagagcgccgggatatcgataacagggttgtgggttcgattcccggaaATAcccggcaagctgccactgttgggcccttgagcaaggccctttaccctctctgctccctgggcgctggagttggctgcccaccgctctgtgtgtgtgtgtgtgtactcactgcccctaacacgtgtgtgtgtgtgtgagtgtgtgttcactaccagatgggttaaatgcggaggacacattttgctgtacagtgtacagtgacaaatacgtgcacctttacatacatttatcagaaaaaaaacatgcataatTTCAGTGCAGTAggagaaatattaaatatatttctcTGTACCTAAAgtttacctgtttttttttttttttttataaacgtGGCACTGTTCCATCTCATCACCTCAAAAAATTAGCTGTAGGCCTAAAAAAAAGACATGGTTCTGTCAAgtcttgtgtttttaaattcttactggtttttttttttttttttttcttttttgggcattttttgatcgttattgatgccaggaggaaaagattggacgcttcacgattttgcgtgtcatccttgcgcaggggccatgctaatcttctctgtatcgttccaattttagtatTTGTGCTGCCGTAGCAAGCACAAATTCTTACTGTTTTGTCCAACCTTTGTCTCAAACACTTAAAAAGGAATTCCAATGATTGCCATGAGGTCGTGTTTTCCTGCATAATCCAGTTGTTGAAATgtgaagtcattcagagtggttagGTTAGGTGTGAAATGGTGCACTGAAGATGGCAGTGATGGTTGGTGatgcaaatatttttttctgttgttgtttttacccaattttcatCACCAATTTTAGACCAACTACCTAAACCACACGTTGACACTcttaatgctcccaacactgggagggccAGGACTGGCAAATGCCTACTAAGACACATGAGCAACCAGCCATCGCCTCTCATTAAACATCTCACCTCTCACCgcaacatcactgggcaaccgaagtgctgggtacccagctctgatgcatcagctagcagatgtCTGCTAagtgaagtgatgtggggagagagagagatctactCACCCGGAGAaaaaagcaaggccaattgtgctccctcagactcaGGCTGCTagtggcaggcagcatgacccaggatttaaATCAGCCTCCTTGAGTCGTAGTGGTAGTATCTttgtctgctggaccactcagagacttttgctctttttttttttattttgctctcCACAACAAATGTATTCCCCTCCTTTTTAAAACTGTTGTAAAACAATGTTTTAGGCAATAGACAGCATATTTATAACCACTGGAAAAAACACCTTTCTGTGAGGTACCATGAAAGAGAtccccatcactctaatcaGTTCTCACTTGAGTTTCTCTAGATGCACTGCCACATTAAACCACCCTGATCGACTCTGTATCTCAGTGCTTTAATTACACAGACAAATCGCCAAAAGCCCCATTAACTACATAAACCAAATTGACCAAATTAGCTTATGACAACATCATGAAAACGTTTATGTAAGGTCTTGTAGGAGAGGgggacaaaagcagaaaatagttaattaaaattaattagtTAAAAtctcaacacatcaacacattaaacatataaatagagaattaaatatattttaatgtaagTACAAATAAAGTTATATTAGCCTACTACTAATTTACTACTGTccttggtttgttttttgttttaaattaaaaaaaaataattatactt
The sequence above is drawn from the Salminus brasiliensis chromosome 11, fSalBra1.hap2, whole genome shotgun sequence genome and encodes:
- the tbcela gene encoding tubulin folding cofactor E-like a isoform X2 yields the protein MEAPEGDGRTFMQVISEKYSPENFPYRRGPGMGVVVPPGHQGSPKKDRLNLPSILVLNACGISTAGDKAEIAAFCAHVVELDLSHNKLQDWHEISKIVANIPNLDFLNLSSNPLSDAVLEPDSAEAFSRLRRLVLNNTQVSWHIVHTFMREMPELEELFLCLNEYNTVMASATACPSLRLLHITDNNLQDWSEVRKFGSMFPSLDTLVLANNNLGSILESEDSLRRLFPNLRSINLHNSGLSRWEDIENLNFLPKLEEVRLQGIPLLQTYTNTERRSLMIAQLPSVTSLNGSVVTHGEREDAERFFIRYHLHYPEEELPHRYHCLVTKYGKLAPLAEIDLRPRCHAKVEVHCEDRVEQVSIRLDQTVAELKKQLRTVVQLSTSNMRLYYIDKDMCSAFGPEEMKYSTRALHSYSIRDGDEILVVPKTK
- the tbcela gene encoding tubulin folding cofactor E-like a isoform X1 → MEAPEGDGRTFMQVISEKYSPENFPYRRGPGMGVVVPPGHQGSPKKDRLNLPSILVLNACGISTAGDKAEIAAFCAHVVELDLSHNKLQDWHELVPILCKAYISKIVANIPNLDFLNLSSNPLSDAVLEPDSAEAFSRLRRLVLNNTQVSWHIVHTFMREMPELEELFLCLNEYNTVMASATACPSLRLLHITDNNLQDWSEVRKFGSMFPSLDTLVLANNNLGSILESEDSLRRLFPNLRSINLHNSGLSRWEDIENLNFLPKLEEVRLQGIPLLQTYTNTERRSLMIAQLPSVTSLNGSVVTHGEREDAERFFIRYHLHYPEEELPHRYHCLVTKYGKLAPLAEIDLRPRCHAKVEVHCEDRVEQVSIRLDQTVAELKKQLRTVVQLSTSNMRLYYIDKDMCSAFGPEEMKYSTRALHSYSIRDGDEILVVPKTK